Proteins from a genomic interval of Oreochromis aureus strain Israel breed Guangdong linkage group 6, ZZ_aureus, whole genome shotgun sequence:
- the LOC116324733 gene encoding docking protein 3-like isoform X1: MDAQTKSGKVYLQPHKPGKKWKPVWLSLTPPSSSGVGRLEIQDMGGGDLATGVRKHGDRRVKVVRLSELISVLRLPPNAEACPMENMWAFCVETQDRTMVFAALRDDCADWVDKLCQSTFQKGGRPRLNQPQMEENQIYVSVEEASEFWVAIQRTEAATRCGLQGAYWLQVGREALLLKETQKKNVVHEWPYELLRRYGNDKLTLTIEAGRRCDSGPGVFIFETPQAEKIFTLIQSTIKLKTSSTNQNPEGEKVVVTNIQAHSPLPKVPDMTNIAAILENKLRTEESKEESAHAREDQPPPITLMPLPLVPMSDGSSAGNHGDQSEAIYANPSDCIRPVMKTPPVRSTYIDPASVLPLKPPCAAPHPPPRADDPDSVYSEVYDKISPHQNKDNVLQKKEEMKVSAEGDPVYAQPSSRSKVSLKSEAKADPFAHLYAHVCKKAPSSSPSSSNESTPSSSSSPIANTSTTKATDCSLDDVIYENLGII, encoded by the exons AAATGGAAGCCGGTGTGGTTGTCTCTGACGCCCCCCAGCAGCAGTGGAGTGGGCCGACTGGAGATCCAGGATATGGGAG GGGGTGATCTCGCCACTGGGGTCAGAAAACACGGGGACCGGAGGGTGAAGGTGGTCCGACTGTCCGAGCTGATCAGCGTCCTCAGACTCCCCCCGAACGCTGAGGCCTGCCCCATG GAGAACATGTGGGCGTTCTGCGTGGAGACTCAGGACAGGACGATGGTGTTCGCCGCACTCAGAGACGACTGTGCCGACTGGGTGGACAAACTGTGCCAAAGCACGTTTCAG AAAGGAGGCCGTCCACGCTTGAATCAGCCCCAAATGGAGGAGAACCAGATATACGTCTCAGTAGAAGAAG CCTCTGAATTCTGGGTGGCGATTCAGAGGACAGAGGCAGCGACCCGCTGCGGCCTGCAGGGGGCGTACTGGCTGCAGGTGGGGCGGGAGGCACTGCTTCTGAAAGAAACCCAGAAGAAGAACGTTGTTCACGAGTGGCCGTACGAACTCCTGAGACGATACGGGAATGATAAG CTGACCCTAACCATCGAAGCGGGGCGGCGCTGCGACTCCGGTCCTGGAGTGTTCATCTTTGAGACGCCGCAGGCCGAGAAGATATTCACCCTGATTCAGAGCACCATCAAACTGAAGACTTCATCAACCAACCAAAACCCAGAGGGAGAGAAGGTTGTGGTAACCAACATACAGGCTCATTCGCCCCTCCCCAAAGTCCCCGATATGACCAACATAGCCGCCATCCTGGAGAACAAACTGAGGACAGAGGAGAGCAAAGAAGAGAGCGCACATGCGCGAGAAGATCAGCCGCCTCCTATCACCCTCATGCCACTCCCACTGGTCCCTATGTCTGATGGCTCCTCTGCAGGTAACCATGGAGACCAGTCAGAGGCCATATACGCTAATCCGAGTGACTGCATCCGACCGGTGATGAAAACCCCGCCTGTCAGATCCACGTATATCGACCCTGCGAGCGTTCTCCCTCTCAAACCCCCATGTGCCGCTCCGCATCCCCCCCCTCGTGCCGACGACCCGGATTCGGTCTACTCGGAGGTGTACGACAAGATCAGCCCTCACCAGAACAAAGACAACGTCCtccagaaaaaagaagaaatgaaggTTTCTGCAGAGGGTGATCCCGTCTACGCCCAACCCAGCAGCCGGAGCAAAGTGtctctgaaaagtgaagccaaggCCGACCCCTTTGCTCATCTTTACGCTCATGTCTGTAAGAAAGCACCATCGTCTAGCCCCTCGTCATCCAATGAGAGcaccccttcctcctcctcgtctccTATCGCCAACACGAGCACAACAAAAGCCACGGATTGTTCGCTTGATGATGTAATCTATGAAAACCTGGGCATCATTTAA
- the LOC116324733 gene encoding docking protein 1-like isoform X3: MFHSRLMLPGGDLATGVRKHGDRRVKVVRLSELISVLRLPPNAEACPMENMWAFCVETQDRTMVFAALRDDCADWVDKLCQSTFQKGGRPRLNQPQMEENQIYVSVEEASEFWVAIQRTEAATRCGLQGAYWLQVGREALLLKETQKKNVVHEWPYELLRRYGNDKLTLTIEAGRRCDSGPGVFIFETPQAEKIFTLIQSTIKLKTSSTNQNPEGEKVVVTNIQAHSPLPKVPDMTNIAAILENKLRTEESKEESAHAREDQPPPITLMPLPLVPMSDGSSAGNHGDQSEAIYANPSDCIRPVMKTPPVRSTYIDPASVLPLKPPCAAPHPPPRADDPDSVYSEVYDKISPHQNKDNVLQKKEEMKVSAEGDPVYAQPSSRSKVSLKSEAKADPFAHLYAHVCKKAPSSSPSSSNESTPSSSSSPIANTSTTKATDCSLDDVIYENLGII; this comes from the exons ATGTTCCACAGCAGACTGATGCTTCCAG GGGGTGATCTCGCCACTGGGGTCAGAAAACACGGGGACCGGAGGGTGAAGGTGGTCCGACTGTCCGAGCTGATCAGCGTCCTCAGACTCCCCCCGAACGCTGAGGCCTGCCCCATG GAGAACATGTGGGCGTTCTGCGTGGAGACTCAGGACAGGACGATGGTGTTCGCCGCACTCAGAGACGACTGTGCCGACTGGGTGGACAAACTGTGCCAAAGCACGTTTCAG AAAGGAGGCCGTCCACGCTTGAATCAGCCCCAAATGGAGGAGAACCAGATATACGTCTCAGTAGAAGAAG CCTCTGAATTCTGGGTGGCGATTCAGAGGACAGAGGCAGCGACCCGCTGCGGCCTGCAGGGGGCGTACTGGCTGCAGGTGGGGCGGGAGGCACTGCTTCTGAAAGAAACCCAGAAGAAGAACGTTGTTCACGAGTGGCCGTACGAACTCCTGAGACGATACGGGAATGATAAG CTGACCCTAACCATCGAAGCGGGGCGGCGCTGCGACTCCGGTCCTGGAGTGTTCATCTTTGAGACGCCGCAGGCCGAGAAGATATTCACCCTGATTCAGAGCACCATCAAACTGAAGACTTCATCAACCAACCAAAACCCAGAGGGAGAGAAGGTTGTGGTAACCAACATACAGGCTCATTCGCCCCTCCCCAAAGTCCCCGATATGACCAACATAGCCGCCATCCTGGAGAACAAACTGAGGACAGAGGAGAGCAAAGAAGAGAGCGCACATGCGCGAGAAGATCAGCCGCCTCCTATCACCCTCATGCCACTCCCACTGGTCCCTATGTCTGATGGCTCCTCTGCAGGTAACCATGGAGACCAGTCAGAGGCCATATACGCTAATCCGAGTGACTGCATCCGACCGGTGATGAAAACCCCGCCTGTCAGATCCACGTATATCGACCCTGCGAGCGTTCTCCCTCTCAAACCCCCATGTGCCGCTCCGCATCCCCCCCCTCGTGCCGACGACCCGGATTCGGTCTACTCGGAGGTGTACGACAAGATCAGCCCTCACCAGAACAAAGACAACGTCCtccagaaaaaagaagaaatgaaggTTTCTGCAGAGGGTGATCCCGTCTACGCCCAACCCAGCAGCCGGAGCAAAGTGtctctgaaaagtgaagccaaggCCGACCCCTTTGCTCATCTTTACGCTCATGTCTGTAAGAAAGCACCATCGTCTAGCCCCTCGTCATCCAATGAGAGcaccccttcctcctcctcgtctccTATCGCCAACACGAGCACAACAAAAGCCACGGATTGTTCGCTTGATGATGTAATCTATGAAAACCTGGGCATCATTTAA
- the LOC116324733 gene encoding docking protein 1-like isoform X2 — translation MSRCLEVLFTGGDLATGVRKHGDRRVKVVRLSELISVLRLPPNAEACPMENMWAFCVETQDRTMVFAALRDDCADWVDKLCQSTFQKGGRPRLNQPQMEENQIYVSVEEASEFWVAIQRTEAATRCGLQGAYWLQVGREALLLKETQKKNVVHEWPYELLRRYGNDKLTLTIEAGRRCDSGPGVFIFETPQAEKIFTLIQSTIKLKTSSTNQNPEGEKVVVTNIQAHSPLPKVPDMTNIAAILENKLRTEESKEESAHAREDQPPPITLMPLPLVPMSDGSSAGNHGDQSEAIYANPSDCIRPVMKTPPVRSTYIDPASVLPLKPPCAAPHPPPRADDPDSVYSEVYDKISPHQNKDNVLQKKEEMKVSAEGDPVYAQPSSRSKVSLKSEAKADPFAHLYAHVCKKAPSSSPSSSNESTPSSSSSPIANTSTTKATDCSLDDVIYENLGII, via the exons ATGAGTCGCTGCCTCGAGGTCTTGTTCACAG GGGGTGATCTCGCCACTGGGGTCAGAAAACACGGGGACCGGAGGGTGAAGGTGGTCCGACTGTCCGAGCTGATCAGCGTCCTCAGACTCCCCCCGAACGCTGAGGCCTGCCCCATG GAGAACATGTGGGCGTTCTGCGTGGAGACTCAGGACAGGACGATGGTGTTCGCCGCACTCAGAGACGACTGTGCCGACTGGGTGGACAAACTGTGCCAAAGCACGTTTCAG AAAGGAGGCCGTCCACGCTTGAATCAGCCCCAAATGGAGGAGAACCAGATATACGTCTCAGTAGAAGAAG CCTCTGAATTCTGGGTGGCGATTCAGAGGACAGAGGCAGCGACCCGCTGCGGCCTGCAGGGGGCGTACTGGCTGCAGGTGGGGCGGGAGGCACTGCTTCTGAAAGAAACCCAGAAGAAGAACGTTGTTCACGAGTGGCCGTACGAACTCCTGAGACGATACGGGAATGATAAG CTGACCCTAACCATCGAAGCGGGGCGGCGCTGCGACTCCGGTCCTGGAGTGTTCATCTTTGAGACGCCGCAGGCCGAGAAGATATTCACCCTGATTCAGAGCACCATCAAACTGAAGACTTCATCAACCAACCAAAACCCAGAGGGAGAGAAGGTTGTGGTAACCAACATACAGGCTCATTCGCCCCTCCCCAAAGTCCCCGATATGACCAACATAGCCGCCATCCTGGAGAACAAACTGAGGACAGAGGAGAGCAAAGAAGAGAGCGCACATGCGCGAGAAGATCAGCCGCCTCCTATCACCCTCATGCCACTCCCACTGGTCCCTATGTCTGATGGCTCCTCTGCAGGTAACCATGGAGACCAGTCAGAGGCCATATACGCTAATCCGAGTGACTGCATCCGACCGGTGATGAAAACCCCGCCTGTCAGATCCACGTATATCGACCCTGCGAGCGTTCTCCCTCTCAAACCCCCATGTGCCGCTCCGCATCCCCCCCCTCGTGCCGACGACCCGGATTCGGTCTACTCGGAGGTGTACGACAAGATCAGCCCTCACCAGAACAAAGACAACGTCCtccagaaaaaagaagaaatgaaggTTTCTGCAGAGGGTGATCCCGTCTACGCCCAACCCAGCAGCCGGAGCAAAGTGtctctgaaaagtgaagccaaggCCGACCCCTTTGCTCATCTTTACGCTCATGTCTGTAAGAAAGCACCATCGTCTAGCCCCTCGTCATCCAATGAGAGcaccccttcctcctcctcgtctccTATCGCCAACACGAGCACAACAAAAGCCACGGATTGTTCGCTTGATGATGTAATCTATGAAAACCTGGGCATCATTTAA
- the LOC116324733 gene encoding docking protein 1-like isoform X4 — MENMWAFCVETQDRTMVFAALRDDCADWVDKLCQSTFQKGGRPRLNQPQMEENQIYVSVEEASEFWVAIQRTEAATRCGLQGAYWLQVGREALLLKETQKKNVVHEWPYELLRRYGNDKLTLTIEAGRRCDSGPGVFIFETPQAEKIFTLIQSTIKLKTSSTNQNPEGEKVVVTNIQAHSPLPKVPDMTNIAAILENKLRTEESKEESAHAREDQPPPITLMPLPLVPMSDGSSAGNHGDQSEAIYANPSDCIRPVMKTPPVRSTYIDPASVLPLKPPCAAPHPPPRADDPDSVYSEVYDKISPHQNKDNVLQKKEEMKVSAEGDPVYAQPSSRSKVSLKSEAKADPFAHLYAHVCKKAPSSSPSSSNESTPSSSSSPIANTSTTKATDCSLDDVIYENLGII, encoded by the exons ATG GAGAACATGTGGGCGTTCTGCGTGGAGACTCAGGACAGGACGATGGTGTTCGCCGCACTCAGAGACGACTGTGCCGACTGGGTGGACAAACTGTGCCAAAGCACGTTTCAG AAAGGAGGCCGTCCACGCTTGAATCAGCCCCAAATGGAGGAGAACCAGATATACGTCTCAGTAGAAGAAG CCTCTGAATTCTGGGTGGCGATTCAGAGGACAGAGGCAGCGACCCGCTGCGGCCTGCAGGGGGCGTACTGGCTGCAGGTGGGGCGGGAGGCACTGCTTCTGAAAGAAACCCAGAAGAAGAACGTTGTTCACGAGTGGCCGTACGAACTCCTGAGACGATACGGGAATGATAAG CTGACCCTAACCATCGAAGCGGGGCGGCGCTGCGACTCCGGTCCTGGAGTGTTCATCTTTGAGACGCCGCAGGCCGAGAAGATATTCACCCTGATTCAGAGCACCATCAAACTGAAGACTTCATCAACCAACCAAAACCCAGAGGGAGAGAAGGTTGTGGTAACCAACATACAGGCTCATTCGCCCCTCCCCAAAGTCCCCGATATGACCAACATAGCCGCCATCCTGGAGAACAAACTGAGGACAGAGGAGAGCAAAGAAGAGAGCGCACATGCGCGAGAAGATCAGCCGCCTCCTATCACCCTCATGCCACTCCCACTGGTCCCTATGTCTGATGGCTCCTCTGCAGGTAACCATGGAGACCAGTCAGAGGCCATATACGCTAATCCGAGTGACTGCATCCGACCGGTGATGAAAACCCCGCCTGTCAGATCCACGTATATCGACCCTGCGAGCGTTCTCCCTCTCAAACCCCCATGTGCCGCTCCGCATCCCCCCCCTCGTGCCGACGACCCGGATTCGGTCTACTCGGAGGTGTACGACAAGATCAGCCCTCACCAGAACAAAGACAACGTCCtccagaaaaaagaagaaatgaaggTTTCTGCAGAGGGTGATCCCGTCTACGCCCAACCCAGCAGCCGGAGCAAAGTGtctctgaaaagtgaagccaaggCCGACCCCTTTGCTCATCTTTACGCTCATGTCTGTAAGAAAGCACCATCGTCTAGCCCCTCGTCATCCAATGAGAGcaccccttcctcctcctcgtctccTATCGCCAACACGAGCACAACAAAAGCCACGGATTGTTCGCTTGATGATGTAATCTATGAAAACCTGGGCATCATTTAA
- the LOC116324738 gene encoding neuronal membrane glycoprotein M6-a-like, with product MEENMDESQSQKGCKECCERCVGSLPWASLIATILLYMGVALFCGCGHEALSGTVTILQNYFEVIRAPGDTLDVFTIIDILKYIIYGLAAGFFVFGVLLLVEGFFTTGAIRDLYGEFKITACGRCLTAFLMFLAYLFFLVWLGVTAFTSLPVFMYFNVWSMCQNTSSVEGTNLCLDLRQFGAVTISEERKLCTQSEKFVKMCESNELDLTFHLFVCALAGAGAAVIAMVHFLMALAANWGYLKDASRMQKYEDIKSKEEQELHDIHSTRSKERLNAYT from the exons ATGGAAGAAAACATGGATGAATCGCAAAGCCAGAAAG GCTGTAAGGAGTGCTGCGAGCGATGTGTGGGCAGCCTGCCCTGGGCCTCGCTCATCGCCACCATCCTCCTCTACATGGGCGTGGCCTTGTTCTGTGGGTGTGGCCACGAGGCTTTGAGCGGCACCGTCACCATCCTCCAGAACTACTTTGAAGTCATCAGAGCCCCAGGAGATACTCTGGATGTGTTCACCAT CATCGACATCCTGAAGTACATCATTTATGGCCTTGCAGCTGGATTCTTTGTGTTTGgagtgctgctgctggtggaggGCTTTTTCACCACTGGAGCCATCCGCGATCTCTACGGAGAGTTCAAGATCACTGCCTGCGGACGCTGCCTTACTGCATTC CTGATGTTCCTGGCCTACCTGTTCTTCCTGGTGTGGCTGGGGGTGACAGCATTCACCAGCCTGCCGGTCTTCATGTACTTCAACGTTTGGTCCATGTGTCAGAACACCAGCTCGGTGGAGGGAACCAACCTCTGCCTGGACCTGCGTCAGTTTG GAGCGGTGACCATCTCCGAGGAGAGGAAGTTGTGCACACAGTCCGAGAAGTTCGTCAAGATGTGCGAATCCAACGAG CTGGACTTGACCTTCCATCTGTTCGTGTGCGCACTAGCAGGAGCAGGAGCCGCTGTCATCGCCATG gtgcacttcctgatGGCTCTAGCAGCTAACTGGGGCTACCTGAAGGATGCCAGTCGGATGCAGAAGTATGAGGACATCAAGTCGAAGGAGGAGCAGGAGCTGCACGACATCCACTCTACACGCTCCAAAGAACGTCTCAATGCCTACACATAA